The following are encoded in a window of Lates calcarifer isolate ASB-BC8 linkage group LG20, TLL_Latcal_v3, whole genome shotgun sequence genomic DNA:
- the f9b gene encoding coagulation factor IXb — translation MARVCLLALIAGLALTACGLPAEITEENTGAVFVSQQAAHTVLHRQRRYNSGHLEEMVQKDNLERECIEEICTMEEAREVFENDEKTIEFWAGYIDGDQCKPPPCQNGGVCKDGINSYTCWCKPDFGGKNCEIEVAKQCSVNNGGCSHFCVMQAEQPLCHCAAGYKLASDKRSCEPSGPFSCGRVDVTPATRSIFNPRSTNTIKATERNLSFSTVLQDDYYDDNVTQLYDYYDLPVNDSDPLNISVPSVIDVRSAKSDPTEVTMNSNEMTTKEKQLHSGAFSPTLPTITAQDQTDQRIVGGDEAIPGEIPWQVTLMSHSESLGRAEPFCGGSLLSELWVITAAHCLVEAEIPKRGFFVRVGEHDVSQDEGPERNHVVAEQHIHSNYDYSKSPYNHDIALLKLASPVELSSKRRPICLGPKDFTETILRESGTSLVSGWGRLKFQGLEANKLQKLEVPYVDRTQCKQSSRDHITRFMFCAGFRSEAKDSCQGDSGGPHATNYKGTWFLTGVVSWGEECAKDGKYGIYTRVSRYYPWISQTTGIQIN, via the exons ATGGCCAGAGTTTGTTTGCTGGCTCTCATTGCTGGTTTAGCGCTGACAGCGTGTGGACTGCCAGCTGAAATCACAGAGGAGAACACAG gagctgtgtttgtgtctcagcagGCGGCACACACGGTGCTGCATCGTCAGCGCAGGTACAACAGCGGCCACCTTGAAGAAATGGTTCAGAAAGACAACCTGGAGCGGGAGTGTATAGAGGAAATCTGCACAATGGAGGAGGCCAGGGAGGTGTTTGAAAACGATGAGAAAACT ATAGAATTCTGGGCTGGCTACATTG ATGGTGACCAGTGTAAGCCACCCCCCTGCCAGAATGGAGGTGTGTGTAAAGATGGAATTAACTCTTATACTTGTTGGTGCAAACCCGACTTCGGTGGCAAGAACTGTGAGATCG AGGTGGCCAAGCAGTGTTCAGTCAACAATGGCGGATGCTCCCATTTCTGTGTGATGCAGGCAGAGCAacctctgtgtcactgtgcagCTGGTTACAAACTTGCCTCAGACAAGAGGAGCTGTGAACCATCAG GACCATTCAGTTGTGGTCGTGTGGATGTGACCCCCGCCACCAGGTCTATCTTCAACCCACGGTCAACAAACACGATAAAAGCCACTGAAAGGAACCTCAGTTTCAGCACCGTTCTGCAGGATGACTACTATGATGACAATGTAACGCAGCTATACGACTACTACGACCTCCCTGTGAATGATTCTGACCCGCTCAACATCTCCGTGCCCTCTGTGATAGACGTACGTTCAGCGAAGTCAGATCCCACTGAGGTTACCATGAACAGCAATGAAATGACCACAAAGGAGAAGCAGCTACACTCTGGAGCTTTCTCCCCCACACTCCCCACCATCACAGCACAAGACCAAACTGACCAGAGGATTGTGGGAGGTGATGAGGCCATTCCTGGAGAGATACCGTGGCAG gtgacCCTCATGTCTCACTCAGAGTCCCTTGGGAGAGCGGAACCCTTCTGTGGAGGATCTCTGCTCAGTGAATTATGGGTCATCACTGCTGCCCACTGTCTGGTGGAGGCTGAAATCCCTAAACGAGGTTTCTTCGTCAGAGTGg GTGAACATGATGTGAGCCAAGATGAGGGTCCAGAGCGAAACCATGTGGTGGCAGAGCAGCATATCCATAGCAATTACGATTATAGCAAGTCACCGTATAACCATGATATTGCACTGCTGAAGCTCGCCAGTCCAGTGGAACTGTCCAGCAAACGGCGTCCCATCTGCCTGGGCCCCAAAGACTTCACAGAGACCATACTGAGGGAGTCCGGCACCTCCCTGGTGAGCGGCTGGGGACGGCTGAAGTTCCAGGGACTCGAGGCCAACAAGCTCCAGAAGCTGGAGGTTCCCTACGTGGACCGCACCCAGTGTAAACAGAGCAGCCGGGACCACATCACGCGCTTCATGTTCTGTGCCGGCTTCCGAAGTGAAGCAAAGGATTCGTGCCAGGGGGACAGCGGGGGCCCGCATGCCACCAATTACAAAGGCACTTGGTTCCTGACGGGTGTTGTCAGCTGGGGGGAGGAGTGTGCCAAGGACGGGAAGTATGGCATCTACACTCGAGTCTCTCGGTACTACCCGTGGATCAGTCAGACGACAGGGATTCAAATTAACTGA